The following coding sequences are from one Lycium ferocissimum isolate CSIRO_LF1 chromosome 3, AGI_CSIRO_Lferr_CH_V1, whole genome shotgun sequence window:
- the LOC132050676 gene encoding uncharacterized protein LOC132050676: MADQSSNFPSPNSTHNHTNKPNSPFLGPPRIFNGLLTRSLSDTEAIRSISQFQTSRGRVYDTNTVISPNSILDGHGMQNYNLRNPFGYARKSKIPITKKPPNNKSELETIKTKTKNMPRSQASRVYDAESISSPNSILDGMQNCDLGNPFGYDKKSPNPISKKPPNDKLESKAIKTTPQFRTSRGRLYDVESVTSPNSIHDGMQNLNLRNPFGYDRKPPNPITKSPSNNKLESESIGLALIDPIENSEKFPVLFGAKLKVEIPSSIEVKNTCGDFGEMESSEDYTCVTTHGPNPRTTHIFDNCIVESCCGVRKLSELMKENTCNSCKVDHTEGKDI, from the coding sequence ATGGCAGATCAAAGTTCTAATTTTCCTTCTCCCAATTCCACCCATAATCACACAAATAAACCAAATTCACCCTTTTTAGGTCCTCCAAGAATTTTCAATGGGCTTTTAACAAGAAGCCTATCTGACACAGAAGCAATAAGAAGCATATCTCAGTTCCAAACAAGTCGGGGTCGGGTGTATGATACTAACACTGTCATTAGTCCAAATTCCATTCTTGATGGCCATGGCATGCAAAATTACAATCTTCGAAATCCTTTTGGTTATGCCAGAAAATCAAAAATCCCCATCACTAAAAAGCCTCCAAATAACAAGTCGGAATTAGAAACTATTAAAACAAAGACGAAAAACATGCCTCGGTCCCAAGCAAGTCGGGTGTATGATGCTGAATCCATCAGTAGCCCAAATTCCATTCTTGATGGCATGCAAAATTGCGATCTTGGGAACCCTTTTGGCTATGATAAAAAATCACCAAACCCCATCTCTAAAAAGCCTCCAAATGACAAGTTGGAATCAAAAGCTATTAAAACAACGCCTCAGTTTCGAACAAGTCGGGGTCGGCTGTATGACGTTGAATCTGTCACTAGCCCAAATTCCATTCATGATGGCATGCAAAATCTCAATCTTAGGAACCCTTTCGGTTATGATAGAAAACCACCAAACCCCATCACTAAAAGTCCTTCAAATAACAAGTTGGAATCAGAAAGCATTGGACTTGCTCTCATTGATCCTATAGAAAATAGTGAAAAGTTCCCTGTCTTATTTGGAGCAAAGCTCAAAGTTGAAATTCCCAGTTCTATTGAGGTGAAAAATACTTGTGGGGATTTTGGTGAAATGGAGAGTTCAGAGGACTACACTTGTGTGACCACTCATGGTCCTAATCCAAGAACAACTCATATATTTGATAATTGCATTGTCGAGAGTTGTTGTGGAGTCAGAAAGTTGTCTGAATTAATGAAGGAGAACACTTGCAACTCTTGCAAAGTTGATCACACAGAGGGCAAAGACATCTAA